The genome window TGTGACCATGTCCGACACTTGGAGCACGGGCTCTTCGATCATGCCGCAGAAGAAGAACCCCGACGCCGCGGAGCTGATCCGGGGCAAGATCGGGCGGATTCTTGGCGCCAATCTGGGGCTGCTGACGGTGATGAAGGGCCTGCCGCTGACCTATTCGAAGGACATGCAGGAGGACAAGGAAGGCGTCTTCGACGCGGCCGACACCCTGATGCTGGCCTTGGCCGCAATGGCGGGGATGATCGAGACCATGAGCCCCAACCGCGAGAAGCTGGCGGAGGCGGCGGGCACGGGCTTTTCGACCGCGACCGACCTTGCAGACTGGTGCGTGCGGGTGCTGAACCTGCCGTTCCGCGATGCTCACCACGTCACCGGCAGCCTTGTGGCGTTGGCCGAGAAGACCGGCCGCGACCTGCCGGAGCTGTCGCTGGAAGAGATGCAGGGGGTGCATGCGGGGATCACGGAAGACGTGTTCACGGTTCTTTCGGTGGACAACTCGGTGGCCTCTCGGACATCCTATGGCGGAACCGCGCCTGCCAACGTGAAGGCGCAGATTGCCCGCTGGAAGGAGACCCTTGGATGAGAGCTGCCTTTGCCCTTGCCGCGCTGCTGGCCCTGTCGGCCTGCGGGGTGGATGGCGAGCCGGAGCCGCCGGTGGCGCCCGGGGTGCATGTGAGCGGCACCGTCAAGGTGGGTGTGCGCGGGGGGAGCGGGCTGTGAGGGCCCTGGCGGTGCTCGGCGTGCTGGCCCTGGCGGGCTGTGATGGCGGCGGGGGCGGCCTGAAGGTGGCCGTGGAGCTGCCGACCAAGGTGCAGGCCGGGGTGGCCGGGTCGAGCGACGGGCCGACCCGTCCGGTGGGCCGTGTCACCGGCAGTGCGCCCTATGTGATTGTCGGAGCGGATGAAGATGACCGGACGTTCTGAGAAGCTGCTGCTGGCGGCGGTCCTGACCTTGCTCGCGGGCTGCGGGCTGGAGAGCACAAATGAGCCGCCCTATCCGCCGGGCGTGCATTTTCATGGCAAGGCGCAGATGGGCGTGGCCAAGGGGGCGGATGGCAACCTGCGGATGGTGACGCGGTTCACCGACTGAGGCCCTCGCAGGCGCGTCGATGCGCTTGGGGCCATGGGGATTGGCCGATTTCCTGAAGATCATCGACGCGGCGTGATGCCGCTTTGGCCGGCACTTGCCGGGCCGGGGCGGCGAGGGGCGCGGCGTGCGGGTGCAGCGGGCGTGGTGAGCGATTGATCTGCCCGCTGCCGTGCAGTAGCAACGCGCCGTATCAAGCGAGGGCCCGATGGATCATTTTCTTTACAAGAGCGGCGAGCTCCATGCCGAGGATGTGCCGATCTCCGAGATCGCGGCCCAGGTCGGCACGCCGTTCTATGTGTATTCGGCGGCCACGCTGACGCGGCATTTCAACCTGTTCGAGGAGGCGCTCGAGGGCGTGCCGCATTGCATCTGCTTTGCGATGAAGAGCCTTGCCAACCAAGCGGTGCTGACGCTGCTGGGCAAGCTCGGGGCGGGGATGGACGTGGTGTCGGGCGGGGAATATGCGCGGGCGATTGCGGCGGGCATTCCGGGCGACAGGATCGTGTTTTCGGGCGTGGGCAAGACCCGCGAAGAGATGGCGATGGCGCTGAAAAGCGGTATTCGGCAGTTCAACATCGAGAGCGAGCCGGAGATGGAGGCGCTGAGCGAGGTTGCCAGTGCGATGGGCGTGGAGGCTCCGGTGACGATCCGGGTGAACCCGGATGTGGATGCCAAGACCCACGAGAAGATTTCGACCGGCAAGAAGGGCGACAAGTTCGGCATTCCGATCAGCCGCGCGAAGGAGGCCTATGCCCGCGCCGCCGCGCTGCCCGGCCTGCGGGTGGTTGGGATCGACGTGCATATCGGCTCGCAGCTCACCGAGCTGGCCCCCTTCGAGACCGCCTTCGAGAAGGTGGTGGAGCTGACCCATGCGCTGCGCGCCGAGGGCCACCAGATCGAGCGGCTCGACCTTGGGGGCGGGCTTGGCATTCCTTACGAGCGGAACAACTCCGGCCCGCCGCTGCCGATCGAGTACGGCGCGATGATCAAGCGTGTCACCGCCGGGCTGGACGTTGAGGTGGAGATCGAGCCGGGGCGGCTGATTTCGGGCAATGCGGGGATGCTGGTTTCGGGCGTGATCTACGAGAAGGACGGGGATGGCACCGATTTTCTCATTCTCGACGCGGCTATGAACGACCTGCTGCGGCCTGCGATGTATGGTGCGCACCACGATATCATTCCGGTGATCGAGGCGGAGCCGGGGGTGGAGCAGCGCACCTATGACATCGTCGGGCCGATCTGCGAGAGCGGGGACACCTTTGCCAAGCGCCGCACCATGGCGCCTTTGAAGGCCGGGGAGCTGGTGGGCTTCCGCTCGGCGGGGGCCTATGGCGCCGTGATGTCGAGCGAATACAACGGCAGGCCGCTGATTCCGGAGGTTCTGGTGAGCGGGGATAACTTTGCCGTCATACGGGCCAGACCGACCTTTGACGAAATGATTGCCCGCGATAAGGTTCCTTCATGGGTGTAGGCCATGCTGGCCGCACTTGCCGCGAATCCTGACCGCAACGGAGGGTCATGGACCCCAATGCCGCCCGCTCCCGCGCCCTGAAGCGCCTGATGCGACCCCTCCAGCTGACGCGGGTGGGGATGGTTGCCGAGCGGTTGACTCGCTGCTTCTGGCCGGTCTGGACGCTTGTTTTCATTGCCGCTGCCGCGCTGGCCTTCGGTGCGCATGACGTGCTGCCGCCGGAAGGCGTGTGGGCGGTTGGCGGGCTGTGGATTGCGGCGCTGCTCGTGGCGCTGGGGCTTGGCGTGCGGGCCTATGCGCGCCCCTCCGGCAAGGAGGTCGTGGCGCGGCTGGATGCGACGCTGCCGGGCCGCCCGATCCGGGCGCTTTCGGACAAGCAGGCGATTGGCGCGGGCGATTTCGGCTCCGAGGCGGTGTGGAACGCCCATGTGGAGCGGATGGCCGCGCGGATCGAAACCGCGAAGGCGGTGCGGCCCGACCTGCGGCTCTCGGACCGCGACCCCTATGCGCTGCGCTACGCCGCGCTGGGCGCGCTGGTGACGGCGCTGCTGTTCGGCTCGCTCTGGCGGATCACCTCGCTCGACGATGCGGCGGGGGCAGGCCCCGGTGCCGCACTGGCCGCCGGGCCGAGCTGGGAAGGCTGGATCGAGCCGCCGGCCTATACCGGCAAGCCCTCGCTCTACCTCAACGACATATCGCAGGCCGATTTTACCGTGCCGGAGGGCTCGGAAGTGACGATCCGGCTCTATGGCGAGGTTGGCGCGCTGTCGGTGCGCGAGACCGTGTCGGGCACCGCCGAGGCGGCGGCACCGGAGGGTGAGGCCATGGCCGGGGAGGCTGCCGGCGAAGACAGCCCGCCCGCCGTGGATGACGGGGTGCGCAGCTTTGCTGTGAACGGCTCTGGCGAGATCGAGATTGACGGCGCGGGCGGGCGGACGTGGCAGGTGCTGATATCGCCCGATACAGCGCCGCGTGTGGAGCTTGTGGCGCCGATCGAGAAGACGGCCATGGGAGAGCTGCAGCAGCGGTTCCGGGCCGAGGATGATTATGGCGTTGTGGCCGGGAGCGCCCGGATCACGCTGGACGAGAGCGGGCTCGAGCGGCGCTACGGGCTGGCCACCGAGCCGGAGCCGCGCGAGCCGGTGGTGCTGGACCTGCCGATGACGATCTCGGGGGATCGGGCGAGTTTTGAAGAGACGCTGATCGACGATCTGAGCAAGCACGCATGGGCCAACCTGCCGGTGACGATGCAGCTCACGGTGGAGGATGCCAACGGCCAGCAGGGCCGCAGCGAGGCGCGCGCGATGGTGCTGCCGGGGCGGCGCTTCTTCGACCCGGCGGCGGCGGCGCTGATCGAGCTGCGGCGCGATCTGCTGTGGAGCCGCGAGAACGCGGCGCGCACGGCGCAGATCCTGCGCACGATCACCTGGAAACCGGCCTCGGCGCTGGCCCAGCCGCGCACCTACCTGCAGGTGCGGATGGTGCTGAAGCGGCTGGAGGCGGCGGGCGAGACGCTGCCCGAGGCCACCCGCGACGAGTTGGCCGATGCGCTCTGGGATATTGCGGTGCGGATCGAGGAGGGCACGCTTTCGAACGCGCTGGAGCGGTTGCGGCAGGCACAGGAGCGGCTGAACGAGGCAATCCGCAACGGCGCTTCGGACGAGGAAATCGCCCAGCTGATGGAAGAGATGCGGCAGGCGATGCAGGACTACATGCGCCAGCTCGCCCAGCAGCAGCAACCCGGCGAGCAGCAGCAGGGCCAGCAGGGCGAGACCATGGAGCTGAGCCAGCAGGACCTGCAGGACATGCTCGACAAGCTCGAAGAGCTGATGCAGCAGGGCCGCACCGCCGAGGCGCAGGAACTGCTGAACCAGCTCATGGAAATGATGCAGAACATGCAGGTCACCCAAGGCCAGGGCGGGCAGGGGCAGCAGAGCCCCGGCGAGCAGGCCATGGAGGGCCTCGCGGAGACGCTGCGCGACCAGCAGGGCCTGAGCGACGAGGCCTTCCGCGACCTTCAGGAGCAGTTCAACCCCAATGCCCAGCAGGGCGAGAGCGGCGAGAACCAGGGCCGCAACGGCAACCAGGGCCAGGGCGAGAGCCATGAGCAGGGGCAGAACCAGCAGGGCCAGGGCAACAACCCCGATGGCCGCCCCGGCGAGGGTGGCGAGCCGGACGAGCGCAGCCTTGCGCAGCGCCAGCGCGAGCTGCGCCGCGAGCTGGAGCGCCAGCGTGGCCAGATGCCCGGCGCGGGCACCGAGCAGGGCGACGCCGCCCGCCGCTCGCTGGATGAGGCGGGCCGCGCGATGGACCGGGCCGAGGAGAGCCTGAACCAGGGCGATCTGGCGGATGCGATCGACAACCAGTCACAGGCGATCGAGCGGCTGCGCGAAGGGATGCGCAACCTCGGAGAAGCCATGGCCGAGGAGCGCCGCCAGCAGCAGGGCGGGCAGGGCGAGAACGTGGGTCAGGCCGACCCGAGCGGCCGCCGCGACCCGCTGGGCCGCGACCGTGGCTCAACCGGGCCGCTGGGCACAGAGGAGCACATGCTGCAGGGCGATGACGTCTATCGCCGCGCCCGCGACCTGCTCGACGAGATCCGCCGCCGTTCTTCGGAGCAGGGCCGCCCGGATGTGGAACTGGAATACCTCAAGCGGCTGCTCGAGCGGTTCTGATCCCCCTTGAAGGCATCGACGCCCTGCGGATGCGAGGAAGCTGAGGTGGCAGAGCGCCTGCGCGCCAGGCTTTGCGTTGGTTGGTTCCGGCTAGCGGGGCGCTATTCGCTCCCGGCGCCGCGCAGGGTGGTGTCGAGCCAGAGGCGGCCCGCGTTGACGGCGCTCACGTAGCTGGCAAGCGGGGCTTCGAGTGCGGGCACGGCCGCGGCGATGCGCGGGGCCTGGGTGTAGGCGAGGAAGGCGAGCACGGCGAGGATGGCGACGAAGCCGAAACCCAGCCGGAAGCCGCGCTTGGCCTTTTGCTTCTCGATCTCGGCACTGGCGGCCCCGGCCTCTTCGGCGGTGCGGCTCGGGTCGGCGCTGGCGCGGAGGGTGGAATTGATCTCTTCGATGTCGGGCAGCATCTCGCTGCGATGTGCGGCGCGCCCGGAGAGGGCGGCGACGGCGACGGCGGGATTTTCGCCGCGCATGCGGGCCTTGTGGGTTTCGCTTGCGACACGGCGCTCGTCGGGCTCGGGGGCGTGTTCGGGAGCGGGCTCCGGTTGCGCCTCGGGTTGCGGCGCGGGCTCGGGAAGCGGCTCGGCGATGCGGGTTGTCTCCGCGGCGGGCGGTGCCTCGGCCACGGGTTCGGGGGCCGGTTCGTGGACCGGCTCGGGCGGGGCTTCGGCGGCACGGGCGGCCTTTTCACGCTCGGCCTCTTCGCGCAGCACATCCATCACGGCGGAGTCCAGCGCCCTGCGGGCCGGACGCTCGGGCACGGGGTCGGCGGCGGGGGTTTCAGGCTCGTCGGGGGTGCCGGTGGCGATCTTGGTGGTTTCGCGCTTCGGGCCGGCCTGGCCGGCCATGCGGGCCGCCGCGCTCACGCGCTCGCGGGCGCCATCGGGCAGCTGGAACCAGCTGTGCCCGCAATTGGAACATTGCACATCTCGCCCGGCCTCTGGAATGACACTGTCATCCACGGCGTAATGCGCACCGCAATTCGGGCATACCAGCCGCATACCTGCCCCCTCGATTTCAACCCGGTTCGGTTGTGTGCCTCTGTTATTTGACACACAAACTAGCACTCAAACCCCCGGAAGCAAAGAAATTGCACGGGCAAGCAGGCCACCCCAATTGCATGTGAGGCCCCGCTGCGGCAAAAGGAGCGGCAGGATTGGCGGGGGTTAAGAGTGATCGAGCTGGAGAATGTGGCCTACAGCTACGGCGGGGGCGAGTTGTTGAGTGACATCTCGCTGCGGCTGGCGCCGGGGTCGTTTCATTTTCTGACCGGGCCCTCGGGCGCCGGAAAGACCACCTTTTTGAAGCTGTGCTACCTTGAGCTGGCCCCCACGGCCGGGCGGGTGCAGCTGTTTGACAAGCCTGCCACCGGGTTCAGCCGCGACGAGGTGGCGCGGGCGCGCCAGCGGATCGGCGTGGTGCATCAGGATTGCCAGTTTCTCGACCACCTGCCGCTGGCGGAGAACATCGCGCTGCCGCTCACCGTGGCGGGGCGGAACGTGGAGCTGGAACGCGAGAACATCAAGGAGCTGATGCGCTGGGTCGGGCTGGAAAAGCACGCCGATGCGCTGCCGCCCTCGCTTTCGGGCGGCGAGCGGCAAAGGGCGGCGCTGGCGCGGGCGGTTGTGATGTCGCCCGACATCGTGGTGGCCGACGAGCCGACCGGAAATATCGACTGGGAGATGGGGCAGCGCCTGCTTCAGCTGCTCGTGGAGCTGAACAAGATGGGCAAGACCATCCTGATCGCGACCCATGATCTCAACCTGATCCGCACCGCCAAGAGCAAGGTTGCGGCGCGGGTGCTGCGGATTTCGAAGCGGCGGTTGCAGCTTGCGGGTGCGGACCTGTGAGCGGGGCGAAGAAGGCGCTGGGCGAGGTACGCTACCGGGTGTCGAAGCTGCTGGCGCTGTTGCAGGGCGACGGGCAGGCCGACCGGGTTGTGCCGCCGACCGGGTTCACCGCAAATCTCACGCTGTTCACCGCCGGGGCGATGGCCTTTCTGGCGGTGTTCGCGCTGGCGCTGTCACTGGCGACGGGGCGGGTGGCGAGCCGGTGGTCGGACGAGCTGGCGCGCTCTGCCACGCTGCGGATCTCGGCCCCTGCCGATCAGCAGGCGGCGCAGGCCGCGCGGGCGCTGGAGGTGCTGGAGAGCACGCCGGGCATCGCCTCGGCGCGGCAGCTCTCGGAGGAGGAGCAGCGCGAGTTGCTGGCGCCGTGGCTGGGGGTGGATCTGCCGCTCGAGGAGCTGCCGGTGCCGGTGCTGATCGAGGTGGTCGAGGGCGCGGGGCTGGATGTGGCGGGGCTGAAGGCACGGCTGGCGGGTGAGGTGCCGGGCGCGGTCTATGACGACCACTCGCGCTGGCGCGCGCCGCTGATCCGCGCCGCCTCGCGGCTTCGCCTGCTGGGGATCGTGGCGCTTGCGCTGATCGCGACCTCGACGGCGGCGATGATCACGCTGGCGGCGGGCTCGGCGCTTGCGGCCAATGCGCGCGTGATCGCCACGCTGCGGCTGGTCGGGGCGAAGGATACCTATATTGCCCGCGCCTTCGTGCGCCGCTTCACCCAGCGCGCGCTGGTGGGCGCGGCGGTGGGCACCTCGGCGGCGATGCTGGCGCTGGCCATGCTGCCCCGCGCCGACACGGCCGGCGGCTTTCTGACCGGGCTCGGCTTTACCGGGGCGGGCTGGCTGCTGCCGCTGGTGGTGCCGGTGCTGGCGGCGGCGACGGCCTTCTTTGCCACCCGGGCGGCGGCGCTGCGCACCTTGAGGCAGGTGACATGAGCGGCGCGGTGCAATGGCTGCGCTCGCTGTTCTTTGTCGGGCAGATGTATTTCGCGATGTTTTTCCTCGCGATCTTCTACACGCCGATCATGCTGGTGGACCGGCGCGGCGCGACATGGGGCGTGCATTGCTATTGCCGCTATGTGCGCTGGAGTGCCCGCTGGATGGTGGGGCTGAAGACCGAGGTGCGGGGCGAGGTACCTCAGCGCGAGGTGCTGGTGGCGTCGAAGCATCAGAGCTTTCTGGATATCATCCTGCTCTGCTCGGTGCTGCCGCGCCCGAAGTTCATCATGAAGAAAGAGCTGATGTGGGCGCCGATCCTCGGCCAGTACGCGCTGCGGATGGGCTGTGTGCCGGTGGACCGGGGCAAGCGGGCGCAGGCGGTGCAGAAGATGGTGAGCGACGTGGCCTCGGGCGCGCAGCGGCCCGGGCAGCTGGTGATCTATCCGCAGGGCACCCGCGTCGCGCCCGGGGCCGCCATGCCCTACAAGGTGGGCAGCGCCGTGCTCTACCGCGAGCTGGGGCAGACCTGCGTTCCGGCGGCGACCAACGTGGGCGTGTTCTGGCCGCGCAAGGGCATCCTGCGCAAGCCGGGGGTCGGGGTAATCGAGTTCCTGCCGCCGATCCCGCCGGGGCTGGTGCCGCAGGCCTTCATGGCGCGGCTCGAGGAGGTCGTGGAGGCGCGCTCTGACGCGCTGATGCTGGAGGCGGGTTATGACGCGCCGGCGGCGCGGGCTGCGGGGGCGGCACGGTGAGCCGGATCGAGGATGTGGCGGCGCTGGAGGCGCTTTATGGCCAGCCGGGGCGGCGCTCGCTCGACAAGGTGGCCGACCGGCTGACGCCGCTCTATGCCAAGTGGATCGCGGCGTCGCGCTTTTGCGTGCTCAGCACCGTTGGCCCGGAAGGCACCGACGGCTCGCCGCGCGGCGATGATGGCCCGGTGGTGGAGGCGCTCGACGCGCAGACCCTCGCGCTGCCCGACTGGATGGGCAACAACCGCATGGACAGCCTGCGCAACATCGTCCGCGACGGTCGGGTGAGCCTGATGTTCATGGTGCCCGGCTCGACAAACGTGGTGCGGGTGAACGGGACGGCGGTGGTATCTGTCGACGAGGGCCTTCGGGGCCGGTTCGGCAAGGCGGGTAAGCTGCCGCGCTCGGTGGTGGTGGTGACGATCGGCGAGGTCTATTTTCAATGCGCCAAGGCGATCATGCGATCGGGCCTGTGGCGCGGCGAGGATGAGAGCGCAAGCGTGCCGAGTGCGGGCGAGCTGGTGCGCGAGGCGGATGCCGGGTTTGATGCCGAGAGCTACGACGAGGGCTATGCGGAATATGCAAAGCCGCGGATGTGGTAGGCGGAAGGCGGGACAAGTCCCGCCCTACGGCGCTCGCGGATGTGGTGAATGGGTGCCGGGCGTTCTGACCGCTAGGCGGCCAGCCCCTTGCTTCCCATCTTCAGGAACTTGTCGCGCCGATCCTTGCGGAGCTGCTTGCGGTTCTTGCCCTCGAGTTCCTTCAGCAGCGTCTGCACCGCGCCGCCGACGCGGGTGATGACCTCGGCCCGGTGGCGTTG of Oceanicola sp. 502str15 contains these proteins:
- a CDS encoding argininosuccinate lyase; translation: MRAAFALAALLALSACGVDGEPEPPVAPGVHVSGTVKVGVRGGSGL
- the lysA gene encoding diaminopimelate decarboxylase, which codes for MDHFLYKSGELHAEDVPISEIAAQVGTPFYVYSAATLTRHFNLFEEALEGVPHCICFAMKSLANQAVLTLLGKLGAGMDVVSGGEYARAIAAGIPGDRIVFSGVGKTREEMAMALKSGIRQFNIESEPEMEALSEVASAMGVEAPVTIRVNPDVDAKTHEKISTGKKGDKFGIPISRAKEAYARAAALPGLRVVGIDVHIGSQLTELAPFETAFEKVVELTHALRAEGHQIERLDLGGGLGIPYERNNSGPPLPIEYGAMIKRVTAGLDVEVEIEPGRLISGNAGMLVSGVIYEKDGDGTDFLILDAAMNDLLRPAMYGAHHDIIPVIEAEPGVEQRTYDIVGPICESGDTFAKRRTMAPLKAGELVGFRSAGAYGAVMSSEYNGRPLIPEVLVSGDNFAVIRARPTFDEMIARDKVPSWV
- a CDS encoding TIGR02302 family protein, with the translated sequence MDPNAARSRALKRLMRPLQLTRVGMVAERLTRCFWPVWTLVFIAAAALAFGAHDVLPPEGVWAVGGLWIAALLVALGLGVRAYARPSGKEVVARLDATLPGRPIRALSDKQAIGAGDFGSEAVWNAHVERMAARIETAKAVRPDLRLSDRDPYALRYAALGALVTALLFGSLWRITSLDDAAGAGPGAALAAGPSWEGWIEPPAYTGKPSLYLNDISQADFTVPEGSEVTIRLYGEVGALSVRETVSGTAEAAAPEGEAMAGEAAGEDSPPAVDDGVRSFAVNGSGEIEIDGAGGRTWQVLISPDTAPRVELVAPIEKTAMGELQQRFRAEDDYGVVAGSARITLDESGLERRYGLATEPEPREPVVLDLPMTISGDRASFEETLIDDLSKHAWANLPVTMQLTVEDANGQQGRSEARAMVLPGRRFFDPAAAALIELRRDLLWSRENAARTAQILRTITWKPASALAQPRTYLQVRMVLKRLEAAGETLPEATRDELADALWDIAVRIEEGTLSNALERLRQAQERLNEAIRNGASDEEIAQLMEEMRQAMQDYMRQLAQQQQPGEQQQGQQGETMELSQQDLQDMLDKLEELMQQGRTAEAQELLNQLMEMMQNMQVTQGQGGQGQQSPGEQAMEGLAETLRDQQGLSDEAFRDLQEQFNPNAQQGESGENQGRNGNQGQGESHEQGQNQQGQGNNPDGRPGEGGEPDERSLAQRQRELRRELERQRGQMPGAGTEQGDAARRSLDEAGRAMDRAEESLNQGDLADAIDNQSQAIERLREGMRNLGEAMAEERRQQQGGQGENVGQADPSGRRDPLGRDRGSTGPLGTEEHMLQGDDVYRRARDLLDEIRRRSSEQGRPDVELEYLKRLLERF
- a CDS encoding zinc-ribbon domain-containing protein yields the protein MRLVCPNCGAHYAVDDSVIPEAGRDVQCSNCGHSWFQLPDGARERVSAAARMAGQAGPKRETTKIATGTPDEPETPAADPVPERPARRALDSAVMDVLREEAEREKAARAAEAPPEPVHEPAPEPVAEAPPAAETTRIAEPLPEPAPQPEAQPEPAPEHAPEPDERRVASETHKARMRGENPAVAVAALSGRAAHRSEMLPDIEEINSTLRASADPSRTAEEAGAASAEIEKQKAKRGFRLGFGFVAILAVLAFLAYTQAPRIAAAVPALEAPLASYVSAVNAGRLWLDTTLRGAGSE
- a CDS encoding ATP-binding cassette domain-containing protein; protein product: MIELENVAYSYGGGELLSDISLRLAPGSFHFLTGPSGAGKTTFLKLCYLELAPTAGRVQLFDKPATGFSRDEVARARQRIGVVHQDCQFLDHLPLAENIALPLTVAGRNVELERENIKELMRWVGLEKHADALPPSLSGGERQRAALARAVVMSPDIVVADEPTGNIDWEMGQRLLQLLVELNKMGKTILIATHDLNLIRTAKSKVAARVLRISKRRLQLAGADL
- a CDS encoding cell division protein FtsX yields the protein MSGAKKALGEVRYRVSKLLALLQGDGQADRVVPPTGFTANLTLFTAGAMAFLAVFALALSLATGRVASRWSDELARSATLRISAPADQQAAQAARALEVLESTPGIASARQLSEEEQRELLAPWLGVDLPLEELPVPVLIEVVEGAGLDVAGLKARLAGEVPGAVYDDHSRWRAPLIRAASRLRLLGIVALALIATSTAAMITLAAGSALAANARVIATLRLVGAKDTYIARAFVRRFTQRALVGAAVGTSAAMLALAMLPRADTAGGFLTGLGFTGAGWLLPLVVPVLAAATAFFATRAAALRTLRQVT
- a CDS encoding 1-acyl-sn-glycerol-3-phosphate acyltransferase, with amino-acid sequence MSGAVQWLRSLFFVGQMYFAMFFLAIFYTPIMLVDRRGATWGVHCYCRYVRWSARWMVGLKTEVRGEVPQREVLVASKHQSFLDIILLCSVLPRPKFIMKKELMWAPILGQYALRMGCVPVDRGKRAQAVQKMVSDVASGAQRPGQLVIYPQGTRVAPGAAMPYKVGSAVLYRELGQTCVPAATNVGVFWPRKGILRKPGVGVIEFLPPIPPGLVPQAFMARLEEVVEARSDALMLEAGYDAPAARAAGAAR
- a CDS encoding MSMEG_1061 family FMN-dependent PPOX-type flavoprotein; translation: MSRIEDVAALEALYGQPGRRSLDKVADRLTPLYAKWIAASRFCVLSTVGPEGTDGSPRGDDGPVVEALDAQTLALPDWMGNNRMDSLRNIVRDGRVSLMFMVPGSTNVVRVNGTAVVSVDEGLRGRFGKAGKLPRSVVVVTIGEVYFQCAKAIMRSGLWRGEDESASVPSAGELVREADAGFDAESYDEGYAEYAKPRMW